A single genomic interval of Celeribacter indicus harbors:
- a CDS encoding sulfurtransferase TusA family protein: protein MTDETPSWDAELDAVGLICPLPVLKARKALLPMERGAVLCLVASDPAAVIDVPHFCAEAGHDFLGVEETAEGVRRYLIRRG from the coding sequence ATGACGGACGAGACCCCTTCCTGGGATGCCGAGCTCGACGCGGTCGGGCTGATCTGCCCGCTGCCGGTGCTGAAGGCGCGCAAGGCGCTTCTCCCGATGGAGCGGGGGGCGGTGCTGTGCCTTGTGGCCTCCGACCCCGCCGCGGTGATCGACGTACCGCATTTCTGTGCGGAGGCGGGGCATGACTTCCTCGGCGTGGAAGAGACGGCGGAGGGGGTCCGGCGCTATCTTATCCGCCGCGGCTAG
- the mobA gene encoding molybdenum cofactor guanylyltransferase MobA, protein MEQVAGVVLAGGQGRRLGGIDKSLVTLGGVPLVARVLARLAPQCARLAISANGDPARYAAFGCPVLPDADGELQGPLAGVLAGLDWARREGFAALVTAATDTPFLPEDLVARLCAGASRSGLAVAAEEEAGGVLRWHPTFALWPVALRGDLRAALRQDERRMRRFAEGQGAVPVVFASGPVPPFFNINTPEDLAEAERLLAQL, encoded by the coding sequence ATGGAACAGGTGGCGGGCGTCGTGCTGGCGGGCGGACAGGGCCGGCGGCTCGGCGGGATCGACAAGAGCCTCGTGACGCTCGGGGGCGTGCCCCTCGTCGCGCGGGTGCTGGCGCGGCTCGCCCCGCAATGCGCCCGGCTCGCGATCAGCGCGAATGGCGACCCCGCGCGCTACGCCGCCTTTGGCTGTCCGGTCCTCCCCGACGCCGATGGCGAGTTGCAGGGGCCGCTCGCCGGCGTGCTCGCCGGCCTCGACTGGGCCCGTCGGGAGGGGTTTGCCGCACTCGTCACCGCCGCCACGGACACGCCGTTCCTCCCCGAAGATCTGGTCGCCCGCCTCTGCGCGGGGGCGTCCCGGAGCGGACTTGCCGTGGCCGCGGAGGAAGAGGCCGGAGGCGTGCTGCGCTGGCACCCGACCTTCGCGCTCTGGCCGGTCGCGCTGCGCGGGGATCTGCGCGCGGCGCTGCGACAGGACGAACGGCGGATGCGGCGGTTCGCCGAAGGACAGGGCGCGGTGCCGGTGGTCTTCGCCTCCGGTCCGGTGCCGCCCTTTTTCAACATCAACACGCCGGAGGATCTGGCGGAGGCCGAGCGCCTGCTCGCGCAACTCTAG
- a CDS encoding DUF2478 domain-containing protein, which produces MLGYVIGTEAGSTDELLAGLAERLLAQGRRLAGAVQINRDVPGQARCAMDLRLLPSGATVTISQSLGPLARGCRLDPAGLEYAVAAAETALEAAPELLIVNKFGKQEIAGRGFRGVIGEALMRGIPVLVGLNAQNLEGFLGFAGAFAEPVAPDAARLADWCACHLAPDREPQI; this is translated from the coding sequence ATGTTGGGCTATGTCATCGGCACCGAAGCGGGCAGCACGGACGAGCTTCTGGCCGGGCTGGCCGAGCGGCTCCTAGCGCAGGGGCGCCGGCTTGCCGGGGCGGTTCAGATCAACCGCGATGTGCCGGGACAGGCCCGCTGCGCGATGGACCTGCGGCTTCTGCCCTCCGGCGCGACCGTCACCATCTCCCAGAGCCTCGGCCCGCTCGCGCGCGGCTGCCGGCTTGATCCCGCGGGGCTCGAATATGCGGTGGCGGCGGCCGAAACCGCGCTGGAGGCCGCACCGGAGCTGCTGATCGTCAACAAGTTCGGCAAGCAGGAGATCGCGGGTCGCGGCTTCCGCGGCGTGATCGGGGAGGCGCTGATGCGCGGGATTCCCGTGCTCGTGGGTCTGAACGCGCAGAACCTCGAGGGATTTCTCGGGTTCGCGGGCGCATTCGCGGAGCCGGTCGCGCCGGATGCGGCGCGGCTTGCCGACTGGTGTGCCTGTCATCTCGCCCCCGACCGGGAGCCGCAGATCTGA